The following is a genomic window from Nitrosomonas communis.
GTATATCAATTCTGGTCTTGGGTTGTGAGTTAATTCCATTTCCAAATCAAACCTGGCTTGGTCAGTTTCACCTTGCCGCATTATTGGTCCTGTCTGCAGCTCGCCTTCGCGCCATTTTTGATTTGGAAATGGAATAAGAAACTGATACTGCCATTCGGCTTGTTCAGGTCGAACGCTACGCTACTATTGTAAATGCTATTCCGGTTCGCCCTCCTCATAATGTGGTTAAATCAGTTAAATAAGATTAAGGTTAGGAATTAATCATAGGCTGCTACGGTCATATTGATTGCTATTGTTAATCTGCCATATATCAGGAGGCGCTATGGCACAACAGAGTGAAACAATTGCCTTACCCCAGCCTAATTTAACTGGCTCAACTTCTCTTGAGGCGTTACTAGCAAAACGTCATTGCATCCGTGAATACTCAGTTACTACACTCAAGTTAGCCGAAATCGGACAATTACTATGGGCAGCACAAGGTATTACCCACCCGCAAGGGTATCGTACTGCACCATCAGCCGGCGCCTTGTATCCACTGCAGTTGTACCTGGTCGTGAGGGCGTTGGAGGATCTGGCTCCAGCTGTGTATGGTTATGATCCTGATCAGCATCATTTAGAATGGATGCAAGAGGGTGATCGGCGCAATTTATTGGCGAGCGCTGCCTTAGGTCAGGAGTGGCTGGCCCATGCGGCCGCCATTGTGGTATTTGCTGCAGATTATAAGCGTACTACTCATAAATATGGAGAGCGCGGTAAACGTTATGTTCATATGGAAGCAGGGCATGCAGCGGAAAACCTGTTTTTACAGGCCAATGCACTGGACTTAACTACAGTAATCGTCGGCGCCTTTGATGAGGAGGAGGTTGCTAATGTATTGGGCCTACCGATGCAGGAACATCCGCTTATCCTGATGCCCATCGGCAGGAAATAGTCATTTTCTCTCATAATCTTATCGTATCGCATCCAATGAACGCTCATTTTTCGGTAATGTCTATTCAGTTGCAGAAATATTGCCATGACAAGTCTTTCACTGATCGCAACAGAAGCTCAGGAGCTGGTCAAGCAATTACCTGAAGCGCAGCGCCAAGCATTACAGGATGCCATGGTTGAGCTTTGTGAAGCGCATTGGCAGATTCTGCGCGGACCACAACCGACGACACGATTGGCACAGACACTGTGGTTAATCACTCCACCACTAGCAGATTTGCTGATCGATCTATACACCACAGGTGATACACGATTGAATGATGTATTGCCATGTTATGATTTAGCAAGAGAGCTCGCGCTCCTTGTTTTGGCGGAAATCCAGCATGGTAATGAATTTGGCGTGCAGATCGCCCATGAACCGATGAAAGCATTCGAAACGGTATCGCCACCTGTCGCATGGCTTAATCGTATCGCCGCATTGCTGCGAGGGACGCTCGACGCACCCCCTCTGCATCACCATGAGCGGCATGATGCGCTGTGGAAAGCCCTGGCTGTGATCACCTCCCATACCAGGCGCCTTGATTTGCCTGCAGTACTACAAGTTGTTTATTACCTCACCGAATCTCCGGTTCAGTCTTATGGCTCTAGCGACGCAGCATTGGAAAAATTGCGCCACGATGTGGAGGATGTCGGCATTCACTTTTTAAAAATTAAAAATAACTTGATTCACTTTGAACAACACCATTATCCTCACAAACCTGTACGTGCCAGGCAATTAGGTGAGCTATTGTTGGAAATCAGGCAGCAGTGGTTCAAGTGAATAAGGAAAAATTAGAATACCCAAGGCTATATTTTCTTCACGAATTCTGATTTCAGCTTCATAGCACCAATACTATCAATTTTACAGTCAATGTTATGATCGCCTTCGACCAGGCGGATGTTTTTGACTTTGGTTCCCACTTTAACTACCGATGACGAGCCCTTAACCTTTAAATCTTTGATAACGATGACAGTATCACCATCTCGAAGAATATTGCCAAACGCATCACTAATAATCGTTTCATTATCGATAGGTTTCGTTATCGCTTGCTGTGCCCATTCATGTGCACACTCCGGGCATATATACATATTTCCCTGTGCGTAGGTATATTCTGAACCACATTCAGGGCACTTTGGTAGATCTATCATGTTATCTGTTCTTCCTTTGAGTCACTCTTATTTGAGCTTTACTGGCTTGTCTTCCTGATCAGTTTGATCGAGATAATTGATCAGCTTTTTTTAGCATGGTTGGAATTCTATAGATGCCGTGCATGGAAAGAATGTGCCATTTTGCAGCAGAAAGCGCTTGGCCTATACTTGTAATATAGAGTGGCTGCTTGCTTTTCCCTCTATATAACGCATAGGTTTCGCTAATGCCAGCAAATCGTTTTTTCGCTACACCGATCACCTTCACATTGCCCTGCAATGCATCGTATAGATGCTTACCCAGACCGGGCTTGGCATATCCATCTAAATAAACATAGCCATCAATCACAATGTATTCTGGCTGTAAGCTGTGTTCGCTTAACAGCTTGAGAATACCAGGGAGCTCCCGTTGATAAAACTGCCCAGGAACATAGTCACCAACCTGCTCGATCCTGGTAACATACACATTATCTGGTTCAGCATCAGTCCATTGTTTAAAGGCAACCCCTGCAACCAAACCATTATAGTTATCGTAATGTACGTCTACCGCTAATATCAAAGTTATCTATTGTCAATATTGCCAAGTAAAAACTGCTGCCAGGAAAAGTCATATTTTGGCTATCTTGTAACGACTAATCAAATACTTCTCAGCTTCAACTACCAAAAATAACAGCACACCAAATAACATCACTTTAGTCCAGGCAGCAGGATCAATTGTCGCTGTACCGAACAATTGCTGCATCAAGGGATGGTAGGTAAACAAAAGCTGAATTACTACCGTTTAGCGCCATCTGACCATCCTCAATCCCAAGTTGCATCCCAACTGCCCGTGCGATGGTGATATGATCACCCTTAAATAAACGTATCCATGCACTTCGTTTCCGCGGTGGCCTCAGCCGGTTGAGTCCATACTGCTTGAACCGCTGCTCCGCTTCCGTCTGCATAAGACCATGGTGCCTGATTTGAAGGATTGCCCTCACTTTTAAAAATGATGCGAAGGGGAACCGACAATGCCAAGTTTGATCTAGAAATAGAATGAGTTAATTTGCTCTTCAAATAATGCTACCTTACGCATTAGCATTATTTCTCTGAAACCATTACATGAACTCAATATGAATTCGACACATTACATTATTATATTGCTACTGATCTCTTTCATAAGTATTACTCAAGCAGCTGAACAAGCTCCTTTTGGCAACCAGATTAAAGCAGTCACCAACTACAACCGCGCCACCACACAAGTTGCTACTGGGGGTAAATTGAATGAAGGGGGTGTGCAGGAGCTGGCCGAAAAAGGCTTTAAAACAATCATTGATCTACGCACCGAAGCTGAGGGCACTCTGGCAGAAAAGCGAGCTGTTGAAGCTGCTGGTATGCGCTATATCAATATCCCGGTAACTAGTGCCGGCATTAGCGAGGAACAATTGACTAATTTTAGTAGCATAGTTGAGCAAGCTGCCATCCCCGTGCTGCTACACTGTGCCTCAGGGAATCGCGCCGGTGCGATGTGGACGGCTTATCGCCTGAGCAAAGGAATAGTACCAGATATCGCTTTTGAGGAAGGCCGTACTGCAGGTATGCAAATCGGCATGGAAGAAAAAATCAAAGCTAGCTGTCGTATGAAAAATATGTGTTGAAAATCAGTCAAGAGGATAATCCTGCTGAATCTCTCCACCTTGTTTTCCTAGCAACCACAAGATTCTAAAATCTTTTTCGAAAGGCATAAGGGGTGCGGAATATGTTTTTATCTCACCCACAAATCCATTCTCCTCCATATTCATTGATGGCAACTTACCATAAATACGCTTCACACACTATACACTAACTGATACCTTTTCAGTTCACATGCTGTACAGAAACATAAAATACATAAATACTTATAATCATTGTTGGGCCAAATTCCTGATCCGGTGAATTTGATATTTTCTTAAATCTTTTGCAAGGAGGTGATTAGGCATAGGGCGAAGATGAGTAAGTGAGATAACGTAACTCTCTTCGGTTTTAAATGGAAATTCCAAAGTGCATGATATGCCACCTTCATCTCCCAAATAATGAACATCGATAATTTCTAGGCGTTGATTAGTTTTGAGTTTTATATTTCGCTGTTCTAATAGCGAAACAAATCTTTTAGATGGATAAACAGGAATTGGTAAACAATTCTTCATTTTATTCATCAATTCCATTGCTTCTTGATAATCATCGATCATGACGCACAAACACTTATATTATTATTTACCAATCTGCCGATTCATAGCCATTTTGAGCTAGGCCTAACGAATAACTTTATCCGGTGTCATCTTCAAGTTGCAATAAGCGCTGCTCTATCGACGGGGGATAAACTTTGTTGAACTAAACTCGCGGGAAAGATATGCTTATGAGAATTGTAAGTTTGCGGAAGGAAAAGTCAACTAACAGTTGTGACGAGCAGTATCGGGTGTGCTAAAAAAGAGCGCTCTGGTGTAACTGGACTGTTATGTTTGCTTCTAGATCTTTGTCTGGATGGATCCATCTCAGACCTACTCAGCCTACATGAGCGCACGCATCCTCGACGGATTCATGAAAAGATGGCACTTATTGTCTTACAAAATGAATGAATTAACCGACAAATAAGCTTAGCGGAAAGTAGTTGACTGAAGCATCAAGTTATATCTTTAAAACACCTATTTTTATGTTTCAGAATCTAGAATTCTACATATATCCCCGATTACTTCTTGCAATTTCTTACTGGATAATGACTTCATAGAATACTCTTTATTTAATTCTCTGGCGTTTGAGCTATTATTGAAAGTCTCAATTAATTTTTTCTTTGTCCATTTTTTTGTAACAAATCCAGGGGACAAAATATATTGCTCTGGAAAATACCAAAATTCACTTCCTGTTGAATCAACTATCCGAGTTTTGTTTTCAGCTCCTTCCAAGGGCAAGGATACACAGATTTCAGCCAATTGCTTAAGGTTATGTGCAGAATACAATTTTTCGGAGGATATAATAAGTACAGGATATTCTGGTCTCCTGAGAAAGATTCTAAATTCCACTTCTTCCATAAATTCAATTTCTAGAAATAGTGTCAGTCATTACATCTTACAAAATAAACAAAAAATTAACTGACTGCTTGGTAAGCATAAATTATACTTCATGCACTATGCAATGACTGCCCCCATTCTGTACTGCAATTGCAAACCTGGCGTAATGGTCAACCATATTGCGCTTTGTCGAAAAAAAGTCGCTCAATCTGGAATCTCATTTTTTCACTCAATGACTTCTTGCTCACATATTTAATTTCATAAATATCGGCGTCTTTGCTGCTTTCCAGCAAGTAATCGTCACTAGTTTTCAACTCATCGACCAGCTTCTTTTCCAATGCACGTGTTCCTGGCCAACTTTCACCTGTAGAGACCTGAACGATGTCAATTTCAGGTCGGTGCTGAACGATAAATTCTTTAAACAACAGGTGAATATCCTCTATTTCTTCACGAAATTTAGCCTTCGCTTCATTGGTATTTTCACCAAACATGGTCACAGTTCTTTTAAATTCACCTGCTGTAAACTGTTCAAATTCAATGTCATGCTTTTTCAATACTTTATTAAAATTCGGTATCTGGGCAATTACACCAATAGAGCCTATGATAGAAAATGGCGCGGCCATAATACGATTCCCGACGCACGCCATCATATAACCGCCACTGGCAGCGACTTTATCAACTGAAACCGTGAGTGGAATGTTTTTCTTCCGAATACGCATAAGCTGGGATGCCCCCAGCCCATACCCATGGACTATGCCGCCACCGCTTTCCAATCGTACAAACACCTCATCGTTTTCAGTAGCCACCGTCAAAATAGCAGTAATCTCCTCTCTCAGTGATGATACGGCCGAAGCACGAATATCCCCATGAAAATCCAACACATAGATACGCTTTTTTGGGATGCCATTATTTGTACCGGCAACAATTCCTTTTAGTTTTTCTTTTTCCTCTTTTAGATATTTTTTTAATCCATTCTTATGTAATATGCTGGCATTCATCGCCATCGCCATATCATCATATTT
Proteins encoded in this region:
- a CDS encoding SagB/ThcOx family dehydrogenase; the protein is MAQQSETIALPQPNLTGSTSLEALLAKRHCIREYSVTTLKLAEIGQLLWAAQGITHPQGYRTAPSAGALYPLQLYLVVRALEDLAPAVYGYDPDQHHLEWMQEGDRRNLLASAALGQEWLAHAAAIVVFAADYKRTTHKYGERGKRYVHMEAGHAAENLFLQANALDLTTVIVGAFDEEEVANVLGLPMQEHPLILMPIGRK
- a CDS encoding zinc ribbon domain-containing protein YjdM, coding for MIDLPKCPECGSEYTYAQGNMYICPECAHEWAQQAITKPIDNETIISDAFGNILRDGDTVIVIKDLKVKGSSSVVKVGTKVKNIRLVEGDHNIDCKIDSIGAMKLKSEFVKKI
- a CDS encoding endonuclease V, with the protein product MILAVDVHYDNYNGLVAGVAFKQWTDAEPDNVYVTRIEQVGDYVPGQFYQRELPGILKLLSEHSLQPEYIVIDGYVYLDGYAKPGLGKHLYDALQGNVKVIGVAKKRFAGISETYALYRGKSKQPLYITSIGQALSAAKWHILSMHGIYRIPTMLKKADQLSRSN
- a CDS encoding cation-transporting P-type ATPase, translated to MRAILQIRHHGLMQTEAEQRFKQYGLNRLRPPRKRSAWIRLFKGDHITIARAVGMQLGIEDGQMALNGSNSAFVYLPSLDAAIVRYSDN
- a CDS encoding fused DSP-PTPase phosphatase/NAD kinase-like protein, whose product is MNSTHYIIILLLISFISITQAAEQAPFGNQIKAVTNYNRATTQVATGGKLNEGGVQELAEKGFKTIIDLRTEAEGTLAEKRAVEAAGMRYINIPVTSAGISEEQLTNFSSIVEQAAIPVLLHCASGNRAGAMWTAYRLSKGIVPDIAFEEGRTAGMQIGMEEKIKASCRMKNMC
- the sohB gene encoding protease SohB; this translates as MSEFFTNYGLFLAKTVTIILAIIAVALFFAFMSSRKRSGKKESIEIKKLNKKYDDMAMAMNASILHKNGLKKYLKEEKEKLKGIVAGTNNGIPKKRIYVLDFHGDIRASAVSSLREEITAILTVATENDEVFVRLESGGGIVHGYGLGASQLMRIRKKNIPLTVSVDKVAASGGYMMACVGNRIMAAPFSIIGSIGVIAQIPNFNKVLKKHDIEFEQFTAGEFKRTVTMFGENTNEAKAKFREEIEDIHLLFKEFIVQHRPEIDIVQVSTGESWPGTRALEKKLVDELKTSDDYLLESSKDADIYEIKYVSKKSLSEKMRFQIERLFFDKAQYG